A window of Hymenobacter aerilatus contains these coding sequences:
- a CDS encoding discoidin domain-containing protein has protein sequence MHHLAYRILSLLFFVTLAGAAQAQNIVNLALNQPATASSFQDAAAYPAEAVTDGKLNTRWSSQFKHDPEWIYVDLGSVISFDRVKLNWENAYAKDYLLQISNNATNWTTIRSITGNTELVNDFSALHAMARYVRVYGTARSQELYGYSLFEIGVYNVSNLAFGKPGTASSTLGGNTTANAFDEKDNTRWESTHGVDPGWLYVDLGQDYTINEIKLTWETAAGKDFLVQVSNDATTWTTVRKVVGNTSLVNDYAGLSVQGRYVRMYGTARTTQYGYSLYEFAVYGAGTGTPLVPLPVTLTSFTATAGTSGVQLRWATASEKDNQGFQLQRSLDGTAFERIAYQRGAGTSTSARSYQYLDANAPSGLVYYRLLQTDTDGTTTYSPVVATQTLRQEAVEAITYSLYPNPTTEEARLAWATTAPAAAVVHVYDAQGHAVTQRTLTEEYGQNNLVVDLRSYPTGIYFLVLRKANGVAYQTRVVKQ, from the coding sequence ATGCATCATCTCGCTTACCGCATCCTGTCGTTATTATTCTTTGTTACGTTAGCTGGAGCCGCCCAAGCTCAAAACATTGTTAATCTGGCTCTGAATCAACCTGCTACGGCTTCATCCTTTCAAGACGCGGCAGCTTACCCCGCTGAGGCTGTCACAGACGGCAAACTAAACACGCGGTGGTCGAGCCAGTTTAAGCACGATCCGGAATGGATTTACGTGGACCTGGGTTCAGTCATTTCGTTTGACCGGGTGAAGCTGAATTGGGAAAATGCATACGCCAAAGACTATCTTCTTCAAATTTCCAATAATGCGACAAATTGGACAACCATTCGTTCCATTACTGGAAATACGGAGCTGGTAAACGACTTTTCGGCGTTACATGCCATGGCTCGCTACGTACGGGTATATGGCACGGCCCGCAGCCAGGAATTGTATGGCTATTCGTTGTTTGAGATTGGTGTATACAACGTATCCAATCTGGCCTTTGGCAAACCCGGCACTGCCTCCTCTACCCTTGGTGGTAATACCACCGCCAATGCGTTTGATGAAAAAGACAATACGCGCTGGGAGAGCACGCACGGTGTTGACCCCGGCTGGCTGTATGTGGATTTAGGCCAGGACTATACCATCAATGAAATCAAACTGACATGGGAAACTGCTGCCGGCAAGGATTTTCTAGTGCAGGTATCCAACGACGCCACCACCTGGACCACCGTACGAAAAGTGGTCGGCAATACGAGCCTTGTTAACGATTACGCTGGTTTGAGCGTGCAGGGCCGCTATGTACGCATGTACGGCACCGCCCGCACCACCCAGTATGGCTATTCGCTCTACGAGTTTGCGGTATATGGCGCTGGCACGGGTACTCCCTTGGTTCCCCTACCCGTCACGCTGACGTCATTTACGGCCACGGCCGGCACTAGCGGCGTGCAATTGCGCTGGGCTACAGCTTCTGAGAAAGACAATCAGGGCTTTCAGCTGCAACGCTCCCTGGACGGTACTGCCTTCGAGCGTATTGCCTACCAGCGCGGGGCTGGCACCAGCACCAGCGCGCGCTCCTACCAATACCTAGATGCCAACGCCCCATCGGGCCTCGTGTACTACCGCCTACTGCAAACCGACACCGATGGCACCACCACGTACAGCCCCGTGGTAGCCACGCAGACGCTTCGCCAGGAAGCCGTTGAGGCCATTACCTATAGTCTCTATCCCAACCCTACCACGGAAGAAGCGCGCCTCGCCTGGGCCACTACCGCCCCCGCCGCAGCCGTAGTGCACGTGTATGATGCACAAGGCCACGCCGTAACCCAGCGTACGCTAACCGAAGAATACGGCCAGAACAACCTCGTGGTCGATCTGCGCTCCTACCCTACTGGGATATATTTTCTAGTGCTACGCAAGGCAAACGGCGTAGCATATCAAACCAGAGTGGTGAAACAGTAA
- a CDS encoding VOC family protein: MLALQRVHHIAIICTNYPVSKHFYTQVLGLQIEREVYREARDSWKLDLLLDGQYIIELFSFPTPPPRPSRPEATGLRHLAFAVADLDAAVAHLAQHHVETEPIRVDEFTGRRFTFFADPDGLPLELYEE; the protein is encoded by the coding sequence ATGCTCGCGTTGCAACGCGTCCACCACATTGCCATTATCTGCACCAACTACCCGGTTTCCAAGCACTTCTACACGCAGGTACTGGGCTTGCAGATAGAGCGCGAAGTGTACCGCGAAGCGCGCGACTCGTGGAAGCTGGATTTGCTGCTGGATGGACAGTACATCATCGAGTTGTTCTCGTTTCCTACCCCGCCGCCCCGCCCTAGCCGGCCTGAGGCCACGGGCCTGCGCCACCTAGCCTTTGCCGTGGCCGATCTGGATGCAGCCGTAGCGCATTTGGCACAGCACCACGTCGAGACAGAGCCCATTCGGGTAGACGAGTTCACCGGGCGGCGCTTCACCTTCTTCGCCGACCCCGACGGTTTACCCCTAGAATTGTACGAAGAGTAG
- a CDS encoding DUF983 domain-containing protein has protein sequence MQPIQSSALASLAQRCPRCHQGPLFTHGAYNLAHFTDMPEHCPVCGQAYEPETGFYWGAMYISFAFSTGIMLVVGVLLYYFAGDPDTWVYVSAVAVATVLLAPLSLRYSRTFMLYLFGGISYDPDWANHAPVRRRG, from the coding sequence ATGCAACCTATCCAATCGTCTGCTCTTGCCTCGCTCGCTCAGCGCTGCCCGCGCTGCCACCAGGGGCCATTGTTTACCCATGGCGCCTACAACCTCGCCCACTTCACTGATATGCCTGAGCACTGCCCCGTGTGCGGGCAAGCCTACGAGCCGGAAACTGGTTTTTATTGGGGAGCCATGTACATCAGCTTTGCCTTCAGCACGGGGATTATGCTAGTGGTGGGCGTGCTGCTTTACTACTTCGCCGGCGACCCTGATACGTGGGTGTATGTATCGGCCGTGGCGGTGGCCACGGTGCTGCTGGCCCCGCTCAGCCTGCGATACTCCCGCACCTTCATGCTCTACCTGTTTGGCGGCATCAGCTACGACCCCGACTGGGCTAACCACGCGCCAGTGCGGCGGCGTGGGTAG
- a CDS encoding AraC family transcriptional regulator has translation MKPSTTPPVLGLASFPGIPAQRPYYVEYLQTHAANFPHVATAHAHDFYLLLYVTAGHGTHTIDLITYDLQPGNLFFIAPGQVHCWQLSADAQGIIVFFDADFYLFRYPENQFFDYPFFTPAQVPVLYLAPHETELYPLFARLLAEYTTVHPNQAEVVRSYLHLLLELAARHYTLPDAAAPTPTHSEAQIREFGRLLNQHFRTHRTVHAYAQLLHLTANHLNAICRQRLNKTASSLIHERVVMEAQRLLTHSAQSVAQVAVALGFEDASYFSRYFRKYSGQTPEAFRRAR, from the coding sequence ATGAAACCGTCGACAACGCCTCCGGTGCTGGGGTTGGCCTCTTTCCCGGGGATACCTGCGCAGCGGCCCTATTACGTGGAGTATCTGCAAACCCACGCCGCCAATTTCCCTCACGTTGCCACGGCTCACGCCCACGATTTCTACCTGCTGCTCTACGTAACGGCCGGCCACGGCACGCATACGATTGATCTGATTACGTACGACTTGCAACCGGGAAACCTATTTTTTATAGCGCCTGGCCAGGTGCACTGCTGGCAGTTATCGGCCGATGCGCAGGGAATTATCGTCTTCTTCGACGCTGATTTCTACCTGTTTCGCTATCCGGAGAATCAATTTTTCGACTATCCCTTTTTCACTCCTGCACAGGTACCCGTGCTCTACCTGGCGCCGCACGAAACGGAACTGTATCCCTTGTTTGCGCGGCTGCTGGCAGAGTATACCACGGTGCATCCCAACCAGGCCGAAGTAGTGCGCTCCTACCTGCACCTGCTGCTGGAGCTGGCTGCCCGCCACTACACCCTCCCCGATGCTGCCGCGCCTACCCCGACCCACAGCGAGGCACAAATCAGGGAGTTTGGTCGCCTGCTCAATCAGCATTTTCGGACGCACCGCACGGTGCACGCCTACGCCCAACTGCTGCACCTCACGGCCAACCACCTGAATGCCATCTGCCGGCAGCGGCTCAACAAAACCGCTAGCTCACTCATTCACGAGCGCGTGGTGATGGAGGCCCAACGCCTACTCACGCACTCCGCGCAGTCGGTAGCACAAGTAGCCGTGGCGCTGGGCTTCGAAGATGCTTCGTACTTCAGCCGGTATTTTCGCAAGTACAGCGGCCAAACGCCCGAAGCCTTCCGGCGCGCCCGTTGA
- a CDS encoding DUF421 domain-containing protein: MLWSENAPPAFLWEIALRCVITYLLVLGALRVTGRRGVRQLSIFELSIILALGSAGGDAMFYNDVPLLHVLVVFVVVPSLYLLFNKITEKSVRFSNWLEGATICMIEDGVIDLKEFRRQNLTYKELFGELRQRQVEHLGQVRKMYMEATGEVSVFFYPKDEPVRPGLPIWPEILKSAQAHVTEPGTYACTECGRVAELPAATSICEGCHEHCWVPACTRQREA, translated from the coding sequence ATGTTGTGGTCCGAAAATGCGCCGCCCGCTTTTCTGTGGGAAATAGCGCTGCGCTGCGTCATCACTTACCTGCTGGTGCTGGGCGCCTTGCGCGTAACTGGTCGGCGCGGGGTGCGGCAGCTCTCTATCTTCGAGCTGAGCATTATTCTGGCCCTAGGTTCGGCCGGCGGCGACGCCATGTTTTACAACGATGTGCCACTGTTGCACGTGCTGGTTGTGTTTGTGGTGGTACCGAGTCTGTATTTGCTGTTCAACAAAATAACTGAGAAGTCGGTACGGTTCAGTAACTGGCTGGAAGGTGCCACCATTTGCATGATAGAGGACGGCGTGATTGATTTAAAAGAATTTCGCCGACAGAATCTCACCTACAAAGAGCTATTCGGGGAGCTGCGCCAACGGCAAGTAGAGCACCTGGGGCAGGTGCGTAAGATGTACATGGAGGCTACGGGCGAAGTCAGCGTTTTCTTTTATCCCAAGGACGAACCCGTGCGCCCCGGCCTACCCATCTGGCCCGAGATATTGAAATCGGCACAAGCCCACGTAACAGAGCCTGGCACCTATGCCTGTACCGAGTGTGGCCGCGTGGCGGAGCTGCCAGCTGCTACCTCTATCTGCGAAGGCTGCCATGAGCATTGCTGGGTACCAGCTTGCACACGCCAGCGCGAAGCCTAG
- a CDS encoding aldo/keto reductase, with the protein MEKRELGRSGLYIAPLVLGSNVFGWTADEQTSFRVLDAFVGEGGNAIDTANVYSAWVPGHQGGESETIIGKWLQQRHRRDDVIIATKVGMQMGDGSKGLAKDYIKKSVEGSLRRLQTDYIDLYQSHQDDETLPVEEPLQAYAELIQEGKIRAIGASNFSAERLRAALQASTDQGLPRYESLQPEYNLYDRTDFEKQLLPVVQEFGIGVIPYYGLASGFLTGKYRSEEDLRKSQRGGGIGKKYLNDRGFKILAALDEVADRHHATQAQVALAWIMAQPGLTAPIASATTVEQVRDIMKATILTLSPNDVKTLTDASAY; encoded by the coding sequence ATGGAAAAACGTGAACTAGGCCGCTCCGGCCTGTATATCGCCCCGTTGGTACTGGGCAGCAACGTATTCGGCTGGACTGCCGACGAACAGACTTCTTTCCGTGTACTCGACGCCTTTGTGGGCGAGGGCGGCAACGCCATCGACACGGCCAACGTGTACTCGGCGTGGGTGCCCGGCCACCAGGGCGGCGAGTCGGAAACCATCATTGGCAAGTGGTTGCAGCAGCGCCACCGCCGCGACGACGTTATCATTGCCACCAAGGTAGGCATGCAGATGGGCGACGGCTCCAAGGGCCTAGCCAAAGACTATATCAAGAAATCGGTGGAGGGCTCGTTGCGCCGCCTGCAAACCGACTACATCGACCTCTACCAGTCGCACCAAGACGACGAGACCCTACCCGTAGAGGAGCCGCTGCAAGCGTATGCTGAGCTGATTCAGGAAGGAAAAATCCGGGCCATTGGGGCCAGCAACTTCTCGGCTGAGCGCCTGCGCGCCGCCTTGCAAGCCAGCACCGACCAGGGCCTACCCCGCTACGAATCGCTACAGCCCGAGTACAACCTCTACGACCGGACGGACTTTGAGAAGCAACTGCTGCCGGTGGTGCAGGAGTTTGGCATCGGCGTGATTCCGTATTACGGCCTAGCGTCGGGCTTCCTCACGGGTAAGTACCGCTCCGAAGAGGACTTGCGGAAAAGCCAGCGCGGCGGCGGCATCGGCAAGAAGTACCTCAACGACCGAGGTTTCAAGATTTTGGCAGCATTAGATGAGGTAGCCGACCGTCACCACGCCACCCAGGCACAGGTGGCCTTGGCCTGGATTATGGCTCAGCCCGGCCTCACGGCGCCCATTGCCAGCGCAACCACCGTGGAGCAGGTGCGCGACATCATGAAGGCAACCATCCTCACCCTCAGCCCCAACGACGTGAAAACGCTGACTGACGCCAGCGCTTACTGA
- a CDS encoding barstar family protein, with amino-acid sequence MSVPHLTLDLSGLTTKADLHMFFKRELAFEDWYGVSWDAFWDSIVAIADMPVVLTLQHWQDFAAACPRDMKILREVIADYNDYVPSKRIELDPPA; translated from the coding sequence ATGTCCGTTCCACACCTCACCCTCGACCTTAGCGGCCTCACGACCAAAGCCGATTTGCACATGTTCTTCAAGCGGGAGCTAGCGTTTGAGGACTGGTACGGCGTCAGTTGGGATGCCTTCTGGGACAGTATCGTGGCCATTGCCGATATGCCTGTCGTACTCACGTTGCAGCACTGGCAGGACTTTGCCGCAGCCTGTCCCCGCGACATGAAAATTCTGCGGGAGGTAATTGCTGATTACAACGACTACGTGCCCAGCAAGCGCATCGAGCTGGACCCACCGGCGTAA
- a CDS encoding alpha-amylase family glycosyl hydrolase yields the protein MSDYAPHPHEHLFQVQHPAWAAHASIYEVNVRQYTPEGTFRAFAEHLPRLAAMGIGIVWLMPVHPIGELHRKGTLGSQYAVRDYFAVNPEFGTLDDLRHVVEEAHRLDMRVILDWVANHTSWDNPLVTEHPEWFTKDQNGQMVPPIPDWEDVVDLDYNSQELRRYMTDALLYWVREADIDGYRCDVAGLVPTDFWDDARQELDQVKPVFMLAEWDELYPSGGQTWENFNGNTRLLERAFDMTFGLRLHYFLDHVAEGKQPLCQVDAYLAAERAKYPRSVYLMHFTSNHDVNSWDGTEYERLGENALPFAVLCALLPGMPLVYTGQEAALNKRLAFFDKDPIDWNDYPLQAFYTSLLQLKKRHPALHNGVRESVFERLPAPDSAYAFVRRHGNAAVLVVVNSGPTPLEWELPDTITDAWYDVFSGLTEELLPGRALAVEAHGWRVLEYVA from the coding sequence ATGTCCGATTACGCACCGCATCCGCACGAGCATTTATTCCAAGTGCAGCACCCCGCGTGGGCTGCACACGCCAGCATCTACGAAGTAAACGTGCGCCAATACACGCCCGAGGGTACGTTCCGGGCGTTTGCCGAGCACCTACCACGCCTGGCCGCTATGGGCATCGGCATTGTGTGGCTGATGCCGGTTCACCCCATTGGGGAGCTGCACCGCAAGGGCACGCTGGGCAGCCAGTACGCCGTGCGCGACTACTTTGCGGTGAATCCGGAATTCGGCACCCTGGACGACTTGCGCCACGTGGTGGAGGAAGCGCACCGCCTCGACATGCGCGTGATTCTGGACTGGGTGGCCAACCACACCAGTTGGGACAACCCGCTAGTGACCGAGCACCCCGAGTGGTTCACGAAAGACCAAAACGGCCAGATGGTGCCGCCTATTCCCGATTGGGAAGACGTGGTAGACCTCGACTACAACAGCCAGGAGTTGCGCCGCTACATGACCGATGCCCTGCTTTACTGGGTGCGCGAGGCCGACATCGATGGGTACCGCTGCGACGTGGCAGGCCTAGTGCCCACCGATTTCTGGGATGATGCCCGCCAAGAGTTGGATCAGGTGAAGCCCGTGTTTATGCTGGCCGAGTGGGACGAGCTGTATCCGTCGGGCGGGCAAACATGGGAGAACTTTAACGGCAACACTCGCCTGCTGGAGCGCGCCTTTGATATGACCTTTGGCTTGCGCCTGCACTACTTCCTTGACCATGTAGCCGAGGGTAAACAGCCGCTGTGCCAAGTGGATGCTTACCTAGCCGCCGAACGCGCCAAATACCCCCGTAGCGTATACCTGATGCACTTCACCAGCAACCACGACGTGAACAGCTGGGACGGCACCGAGTACGAACGCCTGGGCGAAAACGCCCTACCCTTTGCCGTGCTTTGCGCCCTGCTGCCGGGCATGCCGTTGGTGTATACTGGCCAAGAGGCCGCCCTGAACAAGCGCCTTGCCTTCTTCGACAAAGACCCCATCGACTGGAACGACTACCCGTTGCAGGCTTTCTATACCTCACTGCTTCAACTCAAAAAGCGCCATCCGGCCTTGCACAACGGCGTCCGCGAGAGTGTCTTTGAGCGGCTGCCGGCGCCGGATTCGGCTTATGCCTTTGTGCGCCGTCATGGCAATGCGGCCGTGTTGGTGGTCGTCAACAGCGGCCCTACCCCGCTCGAGTGGGAACTACCCGATACTATAACCGATGCCTGGTACGACGTATTCAGCGGCCTCACGGAAGAGCTGCTGCCGGGCCGGGCGCTGGCCGTGGAGGCCCACGGCTGGCGGGTGCTGGAGTACGTGGCCTAA
- a CDS encoding alpha-amylase family glycosyl hydrolase produces the protein MYFRLLLLVSLFLTACQSNPTCPPLPAPYTVRHPAWVAHASIYQVNVRQYTREGTFRAFEAHLPRLQQMGVGILWLMPVQPIGVEKRKGKLGSPYSIRDYRAVNPDLGTLADLQHLIAEAHRLGMHVILDWVANHTSWDSELARQHPEWFTKDAQGQFVAPVADWQDVIDLDYSKPALRQYMTETMAYWVKTAGFDGFRCDVAGLVPTEFWNDTRRELEKIQPVFMLAEWDELHHPPFLKASEFTPNTHLLEKAFDATYALRLHYLLDSIAQGKQPVAAIDAYLKAERAKYPAGIYLMNFTSSHDVNSWDGTEYERLGENALAMAVLTATLSGIPMVYSGQEAAFERRLKFFDKDQIDWNAYPLGDFYTKLLQLKKRNPALTNGDACATFERLSTPAGVYAFYRQGTASSTDSATSVPDTPATARRPGGRAPSTATVVVCVNTANQEQTVALPTVPAGTYREIFSERTLRLGARSRVSLTPHGYQVYELVEEAAQ, from the coding sequence ATGTATTTCCGCCTTCTGCTGTTGGTAAGCCTGTTTCTCACAGCCTGTCAGTCCAACCCTACCTGCCCGCCGCTGCCGGCACCCTATACCGTTCGGCACCCGGCTTGGGTAGCCCACGCCAGCATCTACCAGGTGAACGTGCGGCAGTACACCCGTGAGGGCACGTTTCGGGCGTTTGAGGCGCACTTGCCGCGCTTGCAGCAGATGGGGGTAGGGATTTTGTGGCTGATGCCGGTGCAGCCCATCGGGGTAGAAAAGCGTAAGGGCAAGCTGGGCAGCCCCTACTCCATTCGGGACTACCGCGCTGTGAACCCTGACCTGGGCACCCTAGCCGACTTGCAGCACTTGATAGCGGAAGCGCACCGACTGGGCATGCACGTGATTCTGGACTGGGTGGCCAACCACACCAGCTGGGACAGCGAGTTGGCCCGGCAGCATCCCGAGTGGTTCACCAAAGACGCCCAGGGCCAGTTTGTAGCGCCCGTAGCCGATTGGCAAGACGTTATCGACCTCGACTATAGCAAGCCGGCGCTGCGTCAGTACATGACTGAAACCATGGCCTATTGGGTGAAAACCGCTGGGTTCGATGGCTTCCGTTGCGATGTGGCTGGGCTAGTGCCCACCGAGTTCTGGAACGATACGCGCCGGGAATTAGAGAAAATTCAACCCGTGTTTATGCTGGCCGAGTGGGACGAGTTGCATCACCCGCCATTCCTAAAAGCCAGCGAGTTTACGCCCAACACGCATTTGCTGGAAAAAGCTTTTGATGCCACCTATGCCCTGCGCCTGCACTACCTGCTCGACAGCATCGCGCAAGGCAAGCAGCCCGTAGCGGCCATCGATGCCTACCTGAAAGCGGAGCGCGCTAAGTACCCGGCGGGCATCTACCTGATGAACTTCACCAGCAGCCACGATGTGAACAGCTGGGACGGCACCGAGTACGAGCGCCTGGGCGAAAACGCGCTGGCTATGGCCGTGCTCACTGCTACCCTATCCGGCATCCCGATGGTGTATAGCGGGCAGGAAGCGGCTTTTGAGCGGCGCCTGAAATTCTTCGACAAGGACCAGATCGACTGGAACGCCTACCCCCTGGGCGACTTCTACACCAAGCTGCTGCAACTGAAAAAGCGCAACCCCGCCCTCACCAACGGCGACGCGTGTGCCACCTTCGAGCGCCTATCCACACCGGCCGGTGTGTATGCCTTCTACCGCCAAGGCACCGCTTCGTCCACCGACTCAGCCACTAGCGTGCCCGACACACCCGCCACTGCGCGCCGGCCCGGTGGCCGGGCGCCAAGCACCGCTACCGTAGTGGTGTGCGTGAATACCGCCAATCAGGAGCAGACTGTTGCCCTACCCACCGTACCGGCCGGTACCTACCGCGAAATCTTCAGCGAACGGACTCTGCGCTTGGGTGCCCGCAGCCGCGTTTCGCTCACGCCCCACGGCTACCAAGTGTACGAGTTGGTGGAAGAAGCCGCACAGTAG
- a CDS encoding M1 family metallopeptidase — translation MRKLRFLAAAAISLTAATAQAQLPAPNSGTYDAHTLFSPLFLNEPGTAYRTGGGAPDAAYWQNAASYKIDATLDEKQEMVRGSVTITYTNNSPNALPFVWVQLDQNLFKRTSRGALTTPVRGARNGARFGNAANEPAGGDSLQAVRIELHGKKSTAKYVVTDTRMQIQLPEVLKPNGDKLRISIDYSFYIPEYGSDRLGRKQTPNGQIYEIAQWYPRMAVYDDVEGWNTLPYLGAGEFYLEYGDFDYTINVPANYIVGGSGELVNPKEVLTSTQQQRLQQAAGSDKTVMVRTPAEVTQPSSRPAGKNGRLTWHFRCQQARDVAWAASPAFVWDAARMNLPSGKKSMAMSLYPPEVAADSAWGRSTEYVKHSIEYNSKQWFEYTYPVATNVAGIVGGMEYPGIVFCSVNSTRGRLWSVTDHEFGHNWFPMIVGSNERKYPWMDEGFNTFINIHSTRNFNNGEYKPNSDSAKYILPYLLRVPDADVPYTAPDVTQSQYLGFAAYSKPAFGLVLLREAILGPERFDYAFRTYIKRWAFKHPTPKDFFRTMEDAGGEDLGWFWKEWFLENWLLDQAITNVSYVNQNPAQGTLITIENKDRAAMPVFVAVRESNGKIGRMKLPVEVWQRGGTWTFRYPSTSPLALVLLNPDNLLPDVNPNNNYWLPMELGK, via the coding sequence ATGCGTAAACTCCGTTTTTTAGCAGCCGCGGCCATTAGCCTCACAGCCGCTACTGCCCAGGCCCAGCTGCCAGCTCCTAATTCGGGCACCTACGATGCCCATACCCTGTTTTCGCCCCTGTTTCTGAACGAACCCGGTACGGCCTACCGCACTGGGGGCGGGGCACCGGACGCCGCCTACTGGCAAAACGCCGCCAGCTATAAAATAGACGCAACGCTGGACGAAAAGCAGGAAATGGTGCGTGGCTCTGTCACCATCACCTACACCAACAACAGCCCCAACGCCCTACCCTTCGTGTGGGTGCAGCTCGACCAAAACCTGTTCAAGCGCACCTCCCGCGGGGCGCTGACGACGCCCGTGCGCGGGGCGCGCAACGGGGCGCGCTTCGGCAATGCGGCCAACGAGCCCGCCGGCGGCGACAGTCTGCAAGCCGTGCGCATTGAATTGCACGGCAAGAAAAGCACTGCTAAGTATGTCGTCACGGACACGCGCATGCAGATTCAATTGCCTGAGGTGCTGAAGCCCAACGGCGACAAGCTGCGCATCAGCATCGATTACTCTTTCTACATACCCGAATACGGCTCCGACCGCCTAGGCCGCAAGCAGACGCCCAATGGGCAGATCTATGAAATAGCGCAGTGGTATCCGCGCATGGCCGTGTACGACGACGTGGAGGGCTGGAATACGCTGCCCTACCTTGGCGCGGGCGAGTTTTATCTCGAATACGGCGACTTCGACTACACCATCAACGTGCCCGCCAACTACATCGTGGGCGGCTCGGGTGAGCTGGTGAACCCCAAGGAGGTACTGACCTCGACCCAGCAGCAGCGCCTGCAACAAGCAGCCGGCTCCGACAAAACCGTGATGGTGCGCACACCTGCCGAGGTAACGCAACCCAGCTCACGCCCGGCCGGCAAAAATGGCCGCCTGACGTGGCACTTCCGCTGCCAGCAGGCCCGCGACGTTGCCTGGGCCGCCTCGCCGGCCTTTGTGTGGGACGCGGCCCGCATGAACCTACCCAGCGGTAAAAAATCCATGGCCATGTCGCTGTACCCGCCCGAAGTGGCTGCTGATTCGGCCTGGGGGCGCTCTACGGAGTACGTAAAGCACAGCATCGAATACAACTCCAAGCAGTGGTTTGAGTACACCTACCCCGTGGCTACCAACGTGGCGGGCATTGTGGGCGGCATGGAGTATCCGGGCATCGTGTTTTGCAGCGTCAACTCCACCCGCGGGCGGCTGTGGAGCGTGACCGACCACGAGTTTGGCCACAACTGGTTCCCTATGATTGTGGGCTCCAACGAGCGTAAGTATCCGTGGATGGACGAAGGTTTCAATACTTTTATCAACATCCACAGCACCCGCAACTTCAACAACGGCGAGTACAAGCCCAACAGCGACAGTGCCAAGTATATCTTGCCCTACCTGCTACGGGTACCCGATGCCGACGTGCCCTACACCGCGCCCGATGTCACGCAGTCGCAATACCTGGGTTTTGCGGCCTACTCCAAGCCGGCCTTTGGGCTGGTGCTGCTGCGGGAGGCTATTCTGGGACCCGAGCGGTTCGACTACGCGTTTCGCACCTACATCAAGCGCTGGGCCTTCAAGCACCCTACCCCCAAAGACTTCTTCCGAACAATGGAAGATGCAGGCGGCGAAGACCTGGGCTGGTTCTGGAAAGAGTGGTTCCTAGAGAACTGGCTGCTCGACCAAGCCATCACCAACGTCAGCTACGTAAACCAGAATCCTGCTCAAGGCACCCTCATCACCATCGAAAACAAGGACCGCGCCGCCATGCCAGTCTTCGTGGCCGTGCGCGAAAGCAACGGCAAAATAGGCCGCATGAAGCTGCCTGTGGAAGTGTGGCAGCGCGGCGGCACCTGGACATTCCGCTACCCCTCCACTTCACCCCTGGCCCTAGTGCTCCTCAACCCCGACAACCTGCTCCCCGACGTGAACCCTAATAACAACTACTGGCTCCCGATGGAATTAGGGAAATAG